TCCGATTAATCGTTCCTCTACCGCGTCGTGCCTTACAGCTGGTTCTTTTAATGGTGACCCTAGTGAGCGGCTGTCAACAGGCTCCCACCTTATTACAGCCGGATGATCTCTATGATCCCGCGGCGCGTGCTGCTTATTATCTCTCGCGTCTGCAGCAAAGCCAGGGTCCTGTTGCTAACACCTGGCGACTATTGGCCATACGCGCCCTCTTACAAGAGGGGCAGCTGGCACAAGCGCTACAGCACCTCCAAGCGTTACCGCCGTCACTCACGCCTGAACAATATCAGGAACAACAACTCCTGACAGCCGCCATCGCCCTAGAGCATCGCGATCCAATCAGTGCCTCCAAACCCTTAAACGCATTGGCACCTGGCGCACTCCCGACTCATCAGCAATGCCGTTACTATCAACTACGCTATACCCTAGCCAAATTACAGCAGGACCCACCAGCGGAGATAGTCGCCCTCATTGCCTGGCAACCGCTGCTCCCAAAACCGGCCCAAGCGGTTCATTGTGAGCAGATCTGGCAAAGGCTTGTAGCCTTATCGACAACCGATCTGCAGTCGCTAGCGGCGGTGGAGCCCTCCACACCCTTGAAAGGGTGGTTAGCACTACTAGCGCTCTATCAAGCCACGCCCCCCAGCCTCCAACAGCTGAAAGAGGCTATCGCGGGATGGCGTCAACAGTATCCTACTCATCCAGCAGCTCAGCAGTTACCAGCACTGATGATCCAACAGCTGCAACTACAACCGCTGAAGTTGCATAAAATCGGCCTGCTATTGCCCATGAGTGGTCCTGCGGGCCCCTTCGGACACAGTATCTACCAAGGCTTTATGGATGCCGCGCGACCAGCGACTAGTCCCCCATCGCTGCCAGAGCAAGCTGAATCGCTCCTCACCGAGGAAACCCCTGCCAGTACTCTGCCAGACATCGTCACCTATGATACCACGACCCAGCCTATCCAAGCATTGTTGGCCCAGGCGCAACGTGATCAGGTTTCACTACTCGTCGGTCCTTTGCTCAAGCAGGAGGTTGAACAGCTCAGTCAGCTGAAAGTACCCCTGCCCCTCTTAGCACTGAACGTTCCCTGGCAGCCGCCAACGATGCAGCGCTCCATCTGTTACTACGGGCTCACTCCAAGCGATGAAGCTCAAGATGCTGCCCGCCACTTATGGCACCAAAAAAAACAACAGCCTTTAGTGTTAGTGCCTCAAAGCCCTTTGGGGGAGCAAGCAGCTCGGGCTTTTCAGCACACGTGGCAGCAGCTCTCTGGCTATAAACCGGTGGTTCACTATTTTTCGCCTGTCACGGAGTTAAAACAGACTATCAATCACTTATCAAGCCGCTCCCAGCCAGCAGCGACTGCCACACTGCCTGATAGACCGGAAGAACCTGTTGAAGAGCTCTCTTTGCTAACACTATTTCCTAACCAAGACAACCGCTTCGAAGAGGGCTCAGTGGTGTGGGATCTTCCAACCATTGATGCCGTCTACATGGTCGCTACGCCTGAAGAGTTCACTCTTCTTAAGTCCCTGCTGGATACGACCATCCCCGCGGCAGATAAAAGACCTGCACTCTATGCCAGCTCACGCAGTTTTCGCTCCACCATTGGCCCCGATCTACGTTTAGAGATGGAAGGGCTACAATTCGGTGATATTCCTCTGCTGATCACCCAACAGCCCCTGTCTATTAGCCAGCAGGCAGCTAAACGGTTTAATAAGGATTTTTCGCTGATCCGCCTCTACGCCATGGGACATGATGCCTGGCTGCTAGCCAACCACTTCGAAGAGCTCTTAAGGCTACCCTATTTTCGATTATCAGGCACCACAGGTATTCTGAAGGCGGATTCTCATGGTATTATTCATCGGCAGTTAACATGGGCACGTTACTATCAAGGCCAAAAGCTTTTGGTACCCTAACCCGGCGTCAACAGGGGTTCTATTACGAACGCCTGGCACGACTCTACTTAGAGCGCGCTGGGTTGCGCTTCATTGCGGCTAATGTAATACTCCGGGGCGGCGAAATTGATCTGATCATGCAGGAGCAACAGATTTGGATATTTGTTGAAGTTCGTTACCGTGCCTCAAACTACTGTGGCGGCGCAATAGCCAGTTTTACGCGGTGCAAACAGCGCTGTTTATACCAGGCCGCGCGTGTATGGTTATTTAGACAAGGCCTCTGTCTAAACACAACCCCTTGTCGTTTTGATCTACTGGCCTTCAACGGCGACCCCGCAACGGTCGAATGGATCCCCAATGCTTTTAACGCTAACAGGTAGCCTATGTTAGATCAAATAAAAACCTGCCTCACCGAAAGCATTCAAACGCAAATTGCCGCTGCGGAAATTCTGCCAGAAAGCATTGCCCTGGCTGCAGTAGCCATTGTCCAAAGCCTATTAAATGGCAATAAAATACTCTGTTGTGGGAATGGGGTCTCAGCCGCCAGCGCCCAACGTTTTAGCGCCATGCTTATCCACCATTGTGAAACCGAGCGCCCCAGTTTACCCGCACTGTCGCTAACCGCTGATGCCGTTACTTTGACGGCTATTATTAATGATAATTTACAGGATGAGATTTATGCTAAACAGGTGCGCGCTTTTGGTCATGCTGGTGATATCTTGCTGGTGATATCTGAACGCAATACCAATCCAGCGCTCATTAAGGCAGTGGAAGCGGCTGTAACGCGTGACATTACCATTATCGCCTTAACGGGTGATGACGATGGCGTGTTAGCGGGTTTACTTGGCCCACAAGATGTTGAAATTCGGGTACCTTCCCAAAGTAGCGCTCGAATTCAAGAGGTCCACACCGTCGCCCTCAACTGTTTGTGTGATCTCGTGGATCATAGATTATTTAAGTCGCAAGATCATGAATAGGGGTGACAGATGCATCGCTTGCTAATCGCTTATAGTCTGTTTTTTGGGATAGTATTGTCAGTGTCAGGCTGTATCGGTGCCGGGGTAATCGGCGCTGCGGCCGTCATAGCCACTCAAGCAACCACTGATCCACGAACTGTGGGTCATCAGCTGGATGACCATACGTTGAAAGTACGCATCCTGACTGCCTTACGGCAAGATCAAGTGGTGCAGAAAAATACTCGGTATCAGCTTCACCTCCATACCGGCGTGGTGCTACTCACTGGGCAAGCGCCTACGCCTTCACTGCAACAACAAATCGAGCAGATCGTCGCTTCGGTCCCTGGGATCTTAGCGATCCACAATGAAATCCGACCTCTCCCGGTCATCACTGCACAGGTTGCTGCTCATGATGTCTGGCTCACGACCAAAATCCGCTCGCAACTGCTAGCAAACAAAAAGATAAAATTCAACCATGTGAAATTGGCGGTGGAAAATAGGGAGGTGTTTTTATACGGTTCAGTCACCCACGTAGAAGCTGAAACAGCGGTTGAGATTGCTAGACAGACTCAAGGCGTTAACAAGGTAATCAAACTATTTCAATATATTACATAACTCAGATCGTAGAAAAACTGCTTTCTACCTTGCCTGCTTTCTAGACAACACTGCGGTGACGTGCCCCCTTTCATTTCTGTAATCCTTTACACTACCCAGGTTTTTCGGCATCATCTGCGCTGACTCAATGCAGAGCATGAAATTACGGAGCAGCAATGGCTAAAGAAGAGTGTATTGAAATGCAGGGGACTATTTTAGAGACCCTGCCAAATACCATGTTTCGCGTCGAACTGGAGAACGGGCATGTCGTCGTAGCCCACATCTCCGGCAAGATGCGTAAAAACTATATCCGCATTTTAACCGGCGATAAAGTCACCGTGGAGTTAACCCCCTACGATCTCTCTAAGGGGCGTATCATTTTCCGCTGTCGCTAAGGCACGCTTGCCGCAGCGACCTGAGTGGCTATTGAACTAGTCAGCGCTTTTTATTGCGCCACCACCCCTTGCATGGCACTGTTAACAAAATAATTTCAGGACTTTCAAGCAAGCTAAGGTAAAAAAAGCGAAGAACATTATATCCAGTTTATCAAACCGCAAAGCGAGCCTTTTATTTTCTTTAATGTTCTTAAAGAAATACTCGATGTTGTAACGGCTTTTGTATCTTGCTGTATCCTTCTCTTGAATACCCGGATAAATGGCTCTTTTTCGCCATCGGACTCTCCCCGATCGACATCCTATTCAGTAGCTGGTTCTAGGATACACAAGCGGGACGGCTTCAGGCTACCTGGCGATCTCGCTTAGCTGAAAGATACCTTTAGCCGCTATTCTACTCAATCCATTGCAAAGTAGCAGAAGTAACTACTTGACGTGGCGCTAAATTCTATTAAAGTACCCGTAGGCTATTTTTGTTTTTTAAAAAACAAATAGTTAGACTATTGGTCATCAGTTAATGGATTAATAAAGGATTGTAATGATATGGAGACAGGTATCGTCAAGTGGTTTAATAATGGCAAAGGTTTTGGATTTATCTGCCACCCTGAGAGTGGCGAAGATGTCTTTGCTCACTACTCTATGATTCAAATGGAGGGCTACCGTACCCTCAAAGCAGGTCAGCAGGTGCGATTTACCCTCCAGAAGGGCGCTAAGGGCCAGCATGCAATCCATATCCAACCAGACTCGGATGCGCCTGCTAAGGCGGTAAGCTCAAGCTGATCGCCTACCGCCTGTGGGGCATGCAATCAGCGGCCCTGATCTCTGCTTAAAGCTTCATGCCCCGAGCAGTGCTTAGATGCTGTACTTCTAGGGCGCTTGTTGCCAGACGATTCTGTTTTTTAGCTTCTGACCTGGATGAAAAGTAACCACACGCCGCGCCGTAATCGGAATGTTCTCTCCGGTTTTTGGGTTGCGTCCAGGACGTGGGCTCTTGTCTCGTAAGTCGAAGTTACCAAAGCCAGACAATTTCACCTGTTCACCGCTCTGTAAAGTAGTCCGGATCTCTTCAAAAAAGGTTTCGATAAGCTGTTTGGTATCCCGTTTGCTGAGCCCTAATTTCGCAAACAAATTTTCAGCCATATCGGCTTTGGTTAGCGCCATCGTTCAATGCCTCAAGGATGCTTGGAATCGTTGTTGTAATGCCGTCACTACCCGCGATACTATCGCTGCCATTTCGCCTTCCTCCAGGGTATGGTGGCTACTCTGTAGCCATAAACTCATTGCCAAACTTTTACACCCCCTAGGAACCGCTCCACCGCGATAAATATCGAATAAGTTTATTCGCATTAGCTCATCTTTAGCAACTTCCTTGCACAATTCCATCACTGATTCAGCAGTCACCGTTTCAGAAACCACTACAGCAAGATCCCGACGGTTAACCGGAAAACGAGAGAGTTCCCGAGCACGTGGCACCGTGCACTGTAGTAATGGGTCGACTAACAGCTCAAATACTAACGTGCTGCCATTAAGCTCCAGCTGCTGCTCAACCGTAGGATGTAATGCACCCAGGTACCCTATCAACCCATCCCGTAGATAGATAGCAGCACTTTTCCCCGGATGTAATGCCGGGTGAGCGTGCTGTTTAAATCGTAGACTGTCCGGGTGATCTGTGAGTGCGACCAGAGCTTCTACATCCCCTTTCATATCGAAAAAATCGATACTATGGCGCGGTAAGTCCCAATGTGCTTCATCACGATCACCACTGATCACGCCGGCAATAACACGCTCCTGTAAAACCCCCTGTTCCGCCTGGTCGTTGGGAATAAACCGTAGACCCATTTCGAATAGCCGTATCCGCTGTTGCTGACGATGCTGGTTATAGAGGAGTGCCCCTAATAAACCACTCCATAGCGATAGCCGCATGGCGGAGAGTTTTACAGAAATAGGATGCGGCAAAACTAAAGCAGGCTGCTGCGGATGTAGCCGTTGTTGCTGCTCTGGATCGACAAAACTGTAGGTGATCGCTTCTTGGTAACCTCGGTCAACCAATCGTGTCCGCAGGCGGTTGAGTGGTAACTGCTCCTCAGAATGGGATTGAAACAGCAATGGGGCCTGAGGCGCACAGGCTGGGATCCGATGGTAGCCATACACCCGAGCGATCTCTTCAATCAAATCCACGGCTAAGGCTAGATCGACCCGCCAACTGGGTGGAACCACCTGCCAACCCTCCGCAATGCTCTGAACTTGACAGCCCAGCGCTGTCAGTTGAGCGGCGACCCAAGCAGCGTCAAAGTGATGCCCAATAAGCCGCTCCAGGGCGTGGTGCTGCAGATGAATGGTGGGCGGTTGAGGCAATGCCGCCGGGGTAGTAACCTCCATCAGCGGACCAACCTCACCGCCACAGTGTGCTAATAACAAGGCCGTAGCCCGCTCTAAAGCCCGTTCAGGGAGCAGCGGATCAACACCACGCTCAAAACGGTAGGCGGCCTCGCTAGTGATCCCATAGCGTCGTGCTCGGCCGCTAACGACTCGAGGATCAAAGTGAGCACTCTCTAACAGCAGCTGTTGAGTCGATGGTTGAACCGCGGACGACTGCCCACCCATCATTCCGGCCATGGCCAGTAGCTGACGTTGATCAGCCACCACCAAGGTGTCACACTCCAGCGTCACCTGACGTTCATCAAGGACGGTTAATGTTTCGCCAGCACGGGCGAAACGAACGGTCACCGCACCTTCAATCACTGCCAAATCAAACGCATGCAGGGGCTGACCTAGCTCGATCTGCACATAGTTGGTGATATCGACCACAATGGAGTGGGTCGGGCGAATGCCACAATGCTGCAACTTTTGCTGCATCCACCTAGGCGTTTCAACCCGGGCATCAAGATTTTTCAAGACCCGACTGCAATAACGCGGACAAGCAGCTGGGCTCTCAACCCCAACGGATACCGTATCTTCAATAGTCACTGTTGCAGGGGTGATTGTCGGTGCCTTCAACGGCAGTTGGTTGAATAGCGCTACTTCACGTGCCATGCCAGCAATGCTTAAGCAGTCGGCCCGATTCGGGGTTAAGCTGATCTCAAACAGGCAGTCCCCAGCCACCAAGGTGAGCTGCTCCACTTCCAAGCCTGCCAAGGTCAGCTGTTCAGCCAGCTGTTCTGAGCTGATCGGTGGATCAACCCATTCGCGTAGCCACGCTTCACTCAATTTCATACTCAAGCGGCCTCACTCATTTGAACTGTTGTAGGAAGCGAACATCGTTCTCAAAAAAAGAGCGAACATCGGGCACCCGGTAGCGCAACATCGCTAACCGTTCCACCCCCATACCAAAAGCAAATCCAGAATAGATCTCCGGATCGATACCGACACCGCTTAGAACCTTAGGGTGCACCATGCCAGCACCCAGCACCTCCAGCCATCGCTGATCCGAGCGCCTAATATCGATCTCCACTGAGGGCTCGGTAAAGGGAAAATAGGAGGGACGAAACCGCACGGATAGGGGCTCTTCAAAAAAATGGACGAGAAAGTCGTGTAAGATCCCTTTGAGAGCGGCAAAAGTCACCTGGGTATCCACCATCAACACCTCCACTTGATGAAACATTGGGGTGTGGGTTTGATCATAGTCATTACGATAGACCCGTCCCGGGGCAATGATACGCAGCGGTGGTGCCTGCTGTTTCATAGTACGGATCTGAACATTGGAGGTTTGGGTGCGCAGCAGCCGCTGAGCATCGAACCAAAAGGTGTCATGATCGGCACGGGTAGGATGGTGTTCTGGGATATTTAAGGCATCAAAATTATGTTCCGCATCCTCTATTTCTGGGCCAGAGACTGAGGTAAATCCCAGATCATTAAAAAAGCGTTCAATCCGCTCAATCGTGCGGGTTATCGGGTGTAGGCCTCCCTGATCGAGTCGTCGTCCTGGCAGCGTGATATCCAGCGTTTCCGTAGCGATTTTCGCTTGATCCGCTGCGGCAGTCAGTAAACGCTTTCTCTGCGCAAGCGCACTTTGAATCACTTGTTTTGCTTGATTAATCTGCTGGCCAGCCCCTGGACGCACCTCAGGCGCTAGCCCCCCTAGCGTGGCCAGTTGCTGCGTGATCAGCCCTTTCTTGCCTAAAAAGTGCACCCTGATCTGTTCAAGTGCGGCAATATCTTTTGCTGCATCAATCGCTATTTGCGCTTGAGTGACCCAGTGTGTGAGATGTTGCATGCTTCCCCCGATCAGTAAAAAACCTCTCAAAGTGAGAGGTTTTTAGGTGGCATCAAAGCTATCCCGATCCCAGCGATTTAACCACGCGACTGAAGCCAACAGAGGCTATAGCGAAACCCCTTGAGTGGCCACAATCGCTCACGCCTCCCACAGCACGGAAGCGGGTCAAACGCTTTATTCAGTTAAGCTAACGCTAATTTAGCTTGTTCAACCAAGCCTGAAAACGCTGCTTTATCGAAAACTGCCAGATCCGCTAAAATCTTTCGATCAATGTCGACAGCAGCACGCTTAAGACCATTCATCAAACGGCTATAGGATAAACCATTCTGCTGCGCCGCCGCATTGATTCGGGTGATCCACAATTGGCGAAATTGGCGTTTACGCTGCCGGCGATCGCGGTAAGCATACTGGGCGGCTTTAGTCACCGCCTGCACAGCAACCCGGTAAACCCGCGAGCGGGCCCCATAATAGCCCTTCGCTTGTTTCAGTACTTTTTTGTGGCGGGCGCGGGCCACCACACCCCGTTTTACACGAGCCATCGTGCTCTCCTTCTCAAATTATCGGCAGCGTGATTATACATAAGGTAAACACGCCACGATCTGAGCACGATCGGCGGGAGCCACCATGGATTTTGCACGCAAGTGGCGTTTACGCTTTGACGATTTTTTGGTCAAAATGTGACGCACATGAGACTGTTTGTGCTTGAAGCCCCCTGAAGCCGTTTTTTTAAAACGCTTGGCAGCACTCTTTAAGGTTTTTTGTTTAGCCATATCAATAAAACTCCGCATTGTCAGTGACAACAGGACAACAACTCTGTTCTAGAGGGATGGGTGAAACCGATTTCCCCTAGCGCTCATGCTCTGTTGGCTATTTTTTCTTAGGGGCCAGTACCATGATCATTTGCCGACCCTCAATCCGGGACGGAAACGATTCAACGACGGCCAATGGAGCGAGATCTTCTTTGAGGCGATTCAGCATATCAAGACCGATCTGCTGATGCGCCATCTCACGACCACGAAATCGCAGCGTGATTTTCGTTTTATCGCCCTCTTCTAGAAAGCGTATCAGGTTGCGTAGTTTGACCTGATAATCACCTTCGTCAGTACCCGGTCGAAACTTAATCTCTTTGACCTGGATAATTTTTTGCTTCTTCTTTTGTTCCTTTGCAGACTTACTCTTTTCATAAAGGAATTTACCGTAATCCATAATACGGCAAACGGGTGGCTCAGCGTTTGGACTGATTTCAACGAGATCGACACCCGCTTCTGCGGCCTTGATTAACGCTTCGTTGATACTAACTACGCCAACCTGTTCACCCTCTAAATCGATTAGGCGAACATGG
This genomic stretch from unidentified bacterial endosymbiont harbors:
- a CDS encoding penicillin-binding protein activator, which translates into the protein MLLIRLIVPLPRRALQLVLLMVTLVSGCQQAPTLLQPDDLYDPAARAAYYLSRLQQSQGPVANTWRLLAIRALLQEGQLAQALQHLQALPPSLTPEQYQEQQLLTAAIALEHRDPISASKPLNALAPGALPTHQQCRYYQLRYTLAKLQQDPPAEIVALIAWQPLLPKPAQAVHCEQIWQRLVALSTTDLQSLAAVEPSTPLKGWLALLALYQATPPSLQQLKEAIAGWRQQYPTHPAAQQLPALMIQQLQLQPLKLHKIGLLLPMSGPAGPFGHSIYQGFMDAARPATSPPSLPEQAESLLTEETPASTLPDIVTYDTTTQPIQALLAQAQRDQVSLLVGPLLKQEVEQLSQLKVPLPLLALNVPWQPPTMQRSICYYGLTPSDEAQDAARHLWHQKKQQPLVLVPQSPLGEQAARAFQHTWQQLSGYKPVVHYFSPVTELKQTINHLSSRSQPAATATLPDRPEEPVEELSLLTLFPNQDNRFEEGSVVWDLPTIDAVYMVATPEEFTLLKSLLDTTIPAADKRPALYASSRSFRSTIGPDLRLEMEGLQFGDIPLLITQQPLSISQQAAKRFNKDFSLIRLYAMGHDAWLLANHFEELLRLPYFRLSGTTGILKADSHGIIHRQLTWARYYQGQKLLVP
- a CDS encoding YraN family protein — its product is MGTLLSRPKAFGTLTRRQQGFYYERLARLYLERAGLRFIAANVILRGGEIDLIMQEQQIWIFVEVRYRASNYCGGAIASFTRCKQRCLYQAARVWLFRQGLCLNTTPCRFDLLAFNGDPATVEWIPNAFNANR
- a CDS encoding SIS domain-containing protein codes for the protein MLDQIKTCLTESIQTQIAAAEILPESIALAAVAIVQSLLNGNKILCCGNGVSAASAQRFSAMLIHHCETERPSLPALSLTADAVTLTAIINDNLQDEIYAKQVRAFGHAGDILLVISERNTNPALIKAVEAAVTRDITIIALTGDDDGVLAGLLGPQDVEIRVPSQSSARIQEVHTVALNCLCDLVDHRLFKSQDHE
- the dolP gene encoding division/outer membrane stress-associated lipid-binding lipoprotein produces the protein MHRLLIAYSLFFGIVLSVSGCIGAGVIGAAAVIATQATTDPRTVGHQLDDHTLKVRILTALRQDQVVQKNTRYQLHLHTGVVLLTGQAPTPSLQQQIEQIVASVPGILAIHNEIRPLPVITAQVAAHDVWLTTKIRSQLLANKKIKFNHVKLAVENREVFLYGSVTHVEAETAVEIARQTQGVNKVIKLFQYIT
- the infA gene encoding translation initiation factor IF-1; protein product: MAKEECIEMQGTILETLPNTMFRVELENGHVVVAHISGKMRKNYIRILTGDKVTVELTPYDLSKGRIIFRCR
- the cspD gene encoding cold shock domain-containing protein CspD yields the protein METGIVKWFNNGKGFGFICHPESGEDVFAHYSMIQMEGYRTLKAGQQVRFTLQKGAKGQHAIHIQPDSDAPAKAVSSS
- the ihfA gene encoding integration host factor subunit alpha translates to MALTKADMAENLFAKLGLSKRDTKQLIETFFEEIRTTLQSGEQVKLSGFGNFDLRDKSPRPGRNPKTGENIPITARRVVTFHPGQKLKNRIVWQQAP
- the pheT gene encoding phenylalanine--tRNA ligase subunit beta, translating into MKLSEAWLREWVDPPISSEQLAEQLTLAGLEVEQLTLVAGDCLFEISLTPNRADCLSIAGMAREVALFNQLPLKAPTITPATVTIEDTVSVGVESPAACPRYCSRVLKNLDARVETPRWMQQKLQHCGIRPTHSIVVDITNYVQIELGQPLHAFDLAVIEGAVTVRFARAGETLTVLDERQVTLECDTLVVADQRQLLAMAGMMGGQSSAVQPSTQQLLLESAHFDPRVVSGRARRYGITSEAAYRFERGVDPLLPERALERATALLLAHCGGEVGPLMEVTTPAALPQPPTIHLQHHALERLIGHHFDAAWVAAQLTALGCQVQSIAEGWQVVPPSWRVDLALAVDLIEEIARVYGYHRIPACAPQAPLLFQSHSEEQLPLNRLRTRLVDRGYQEAITYSFVDPEQQQRLHPQQPALVLPHPISVKLSAMRLSLWSGLLGALLYNQHRQQQRIRLFEMGLRFIPNDQAEQGVLQERVIAGVISGDRDEAHWDLPRHSIDFFDMKGDVEALVALTDHPDSLRFKQHAHPALHPGKSAAIYLRDGLIGYLGALHPTVEQQLELNGSTLVFELLVDPLLQCTVPRARELSRFPVNRRDLAVVVSETVTAESVMELCKEVAKDELMRINLFDIYRGGAVPRGCKSLAMSLWLQSSHHTLEEGEMAAIVSRVVTALQQRFQASLRH
- the pheS gene encoding phenylalanine--tRNA ligase subunit alpha, encoding MQHLTHWVTQAQIAIDAAKDIAALEQIRVHFLGKKGLITQQLATLGGLAPEVRPGAGQQINQAKQVIQSALAQRKRLLTAAADQAKIATETLDITLPGRRLDQGGLHPITRTIERIERFFNDLGFTSVSGPEIEDAEHNFDALNIPEHHPTRADHDTFWFDAQRLLRTQTSNVQIRTMKQQAPPLRIIAPGRVYRNDYDQTHTPMFHQVEVLMVDTQVTFAALKGILHDFLVHFFEEPLSVRFRPSYFPFTEPSVEIDIRRSDQRWLEVLGAGMVHPKVLSGVGIDPEIYSGFAFGMGVERLAMLRYRVPDVRSFFENDVRFLQQFK
- the rplT gene encoding 50S ribosomal protein L20 — encoded protein: MARVKRGVVARARHKKVLKQAKGYYGARSRVYRVAVQAVTKAAQYAYRDRRQRKRQFRQLWITRINAAAQQNGLSYSRLMNGLKRAAVDIDRKILADLAVFDKAAFSGLVEQAKLALA
- the rpmI gene encoding 50S ribosomal protein L35 is translated as MAKQKTLKSAAKRFKKTASGGFKHKQSHVRHILTKKSSKRKRHLRAKSMVAPADRAQIVACLPYV
- the infC gene encoding translation initiation factor IF-3 — translated: MKGGKRIPATRPNRINEEIRVSHVRLIDLEGEQVGVVSINEALIKAAEAGVDLVEISPNAEPPVCRIMDYGKFLYEKSKSAKEQKKKQKIIQVKEIKFRPGTDEGDYQVKLRNLIRFLEEGDKTKITLRFRGREMAHQQIGLDMLNRLKEDLAPLAVVESFPSRIEGRQMIMVLAPKKK